One window of the Helicoverpa zea isolate HzStark_Cry1AcR chromosome 7, ilHelZeax1.1, whole genome shotgun sequence genome contains the following:
- the LOC124632127 gene encoding mucin-2-like: MTMWVLLDNVLRTIKSRAWCVVIVCAVIVIMETAALNGDNVCMVKQKYNITKRVKYRAPMSVRTYEWCFSMPPRCSKWNTEMRDLTRLETEERTAEVAVCCPGYKMRDVSCVPICPNGKTGPGCSEDCPDNKWGPNCIHVCKRCRNGFCSPITGECECLDGWQGESCDARMPQTTATTLLEELLTTTTKPTTPARPKVTPSRTTKMTPTTVASLSTTVATPSTTVTSPRTTVTIRETVATTPKIVTTSTIATTTLKTTVSPTTTTSPVTEPTSTAVTRPSTNTTFTTTTILSTSSSTTRPTSDEPEKTEEEIPKPVTEYDNTTFVTTSTSKTLESTIEGVTQRISIKPSYNTTEAMQTTTELVVVTKAVPTDAVQQKPAEVLTTTEIPTTLPIPTETIMKIDTTKKETAVRIQPTTVKFKPKEIWIRPAQKGESPIVETKIKATHEFPRYRSANNKELTPAITTPKTIIVSIIPTSVSYTTFKKIALTSSLTSTKSSTATQSFNKTENEFTKPMLTETSTPPVKLSPISRKDLLATSYFINKTLVPSTSVTPKTTSSTKLTTLVTKPLEVTKTIPRINRTNSMTTDFNKNVSTHVTTTSLNVRTALKSNDSLTTSTSSTRSSITTTATQTTTEQTTKHIIKYVTSKKVYVAPVTKKYKPTNPPLAEKESKKANVTKSIKKVTTEGPSDDEEFHILTEPEHITAVMGDKGTERSTIDLISVISIAGGVMMAVITVAVVIVMIERCRKPRYEDVRKINDIRMRVMIDNNDVPPPYVRSIFHTPLPDPPTSEKCHYQPISTLDRNLKQFMRPVVVQTISPIMLENFRGILECHYDHLPRRSHDYSTMETLSTTPSMSDGSELRHLRASVTDSTIEALKCEAKLDVIDNTTSEPLYAEIPCWRPPSEHAIEIMNLNGEAVTEL, translated from the exons ATGACAATGTGGGTGTTATTGGACAATGTGCTGAGAACTATAAAGTCTAGAGCATGGTGCGTGGTGATAGTCTGTGCTGTGATCGTCATCATGGAGACAGCGGCACTGAATGGGGATAATGTCTGCATGGTGAAACAGAA GTACAATATCACGAAGAGAGTGAAGTATCGAGCTCCGATGTCGGTGCGGACCTACGAGTGGTGCTTCTCCATGCCCCCGAGGTGCTCCAAGTGGAACACAGAGATGAGGGACTTAACCAGGCTTGAG aCAGAAGAAAGGACGGCAGAAGTAGCAGTATGCTGTCCAGGGTATAAAATGAGGGATGTCTCGTGTGTCCCTATTTGCCCTAATGGGAAAACAGGACCTGGATGCTCGGAAG ATTGTCCAGACAACAAATGGGGACCGAACTGCATCCACGTATGCAAACGATGTAGGAACGGCTTCTGTTCACCCATCACGGGTGAATGCGAGTGCTTAGATGGATGGCAAGGTGAGAG ttgtGATGCGCGCATGCCCCAAACGACAGCAACAACATTATTAGAAGAGCTATTAACAACTACTACTAAACCTACAACTCCTGCTAGACCTAAAGTAACACCTTCTAGAACAACTAAAATGACCCCGACTACTGTGGCTTCTCTTAGCACTACAGTAGCTACTCCTAGCACTACAGTAACTTCACCTAGAACTACAGTAACAATACGTGAAACCGTTGCCACAACGCCTAAAATAGTCACAACTTCTACTATTGCAACCACTACTCTTAAAACCACAGTTTCTCCTACGACTACTACATCTCCAGTAACTGAACCAACATCTACAGCAGTTACAAGACCCTCGACAAATACTACATTTACTACGACGACAATTTTAAGCACTTCATCAAGTACCACAAGGCCTACTTCAGATGAGCCAGAGAAAACTGAAGAAGAAATACCTAAACCTGTAACGGAATACGATAATACGACGTTTGTTACTACAAGTACTTCAAAAACCTTGGAGTCTACTATCGAAGGAGTAACGCAAAGAATCAGCATTAAACCATCATATAATACGACTGAAGCCATGCAAACTACTACTGAACTAGTAGTAGTTACGAAGGCTGTACCTACTGATGCCGTACAGCAGAAACCTGCTGAAGTTCTGACTACTACTGAGATTCCAACAACATTACCAATTCCTACAGAAacaattatgaaaatagatacGACGAAAAAGGAAACTGCTGTAAGAATACAACCAACAACAGTCAAATTCAAACCAAAGGAAATCTGGATAAGACCGGCTCAAAAAGGTGAATCCCCCATAGTAGAAACAAAGATTAAAGCTACTCATGAATTTCCAAGGTACAGAAGTGCTAATAACAAAGAACTGACGCCAGCTATAACTACTCCAAAGACAATAATCGTGTCTATAATACCGACATCAGTGTCTTACACGACCTTCAAAAAGATTGCTTTAACTTCGTCATTAACGTCGACTAAGAGCAGTACAGCTACTCAGTCGTTTAACAAAACAGAAAATGAATTTACAAAACCAATGTTGACGGAAACTTCAACACCACCTGTTAAATTGAGTCCAATATCAAGAAAAGACTTATTGGCTAcctcatattttataaataaaaccctGGTACCAAGCACTTCTGTTACCCCAAAAACCACTTCTTCAACTAAATTGACTACTTTAGTAACAAAGCCTTTAGAAGTTACTAAGACTATACCTCGCATTAATAGAACTAACAGCATGACGACTGATTTTAACAAGAATGTTTCTACTCATGTAACAACTACTTCTCTCAATGTAAGAACTGCACTGAAAAGCAATGATTCACTTACAACCTCTACTAGTTCCACTAGATCTTCTATAACTACAACTGCAACCCAAACTACAACGGAACAAACAACAAAgcacataataaaatatgtaacatcTAAAAAAGTGTACGTTGCACCTGTGACTAAAAAGTACAAACCGACTAATCCACCGCTAGCTGAAAAAGAATCCAAAAAGGCTAACGTTACTAAAAGCATTAAAAAAGTTACAACTGAGGGACCGTCAGATGATGAAGAATTTCATATTTTGACAGAACCAGAACATATAACTGCTGTAATGGGTGATAAAGGGACTGAGAGATCAACAATAGACTTGATATCAGTGATAAGTATAGCAGGAGGTGTGATGATGGCAGTTATCACGGTAGCAGTAGTGATAGTCATGATTGAGAGATGCAGGAAGCCGCGGTACGAAGATGTGAGGAAGATCAATGATATAAGAATGCGAGTCATGATCGATAATAATGATGTGCCACCGCCATATGTGAGAAGCATCTTTCATACACCGTTACCCG ACCCGCCAACTTCAGAAAAGTGTCATTATCAGCCAATCTCGACTTTGGATCGGAATCTAAAACAGTTTATGAGGCCCGTGGTAGTACAGACGATTTCTCCGATAATGCTGGAAAATTTCAGAG GTATTCTAGAATGCCATTATGACCATCTTCCAAGAAGGAGCCATGATTATAGCACAATGGAAACTCTTtcaacaacgccatctatgagCGACGGCAGCGAACTACGGCACCTTCGAGCTAGCGTAACAGACTCGACAATAGAAGCGTTGAAATGTGAAGCCAAATTGGACGTCATTGATAACACAACTTCAGAACCGTTATACGCTGAGATCCCTTGTTGGAGGCCACCATCTGAACATGCTATTGAAATCATGAACTTGAATGGGGAAGCCGTCACTGAATTATGA
- the LOC124631719 gene encoding uncharacterized protein LOC124631719 produces MRVLILALALSCAYATPQYVKTAGVKGGYSGRGYQYHGGESLVSNYSSTQSHGYGGYGGYGGYTRTNMTQPTNYEKGVCYIEVPTASLVRDPSHVPAGNGSRPDLSRIRSCCTGYIRNIHNYRICDPVCSQECVNGLCTEPNTCTCFPDHVKNLAGFCVATCPIGCQNGQCSGGECICKDGYRLDSESKFCVPYCREQCGGMGGGNCTAPNTCECKPGYRSTPEGSCKPACDRCKDGQCVAPNDCRCSPGYTKNQYGDCIPQCSRACTPPNQCIAPNVCDNPANPTTTTIRSPYAQHTINGTVVPHGQNPQNPNYPGYQQPYYPGQQSPYAQHTINGSVVPNGQNPLNPNYPGYQQPYYPGQQSPYAQHTINGSIVPTGQNPQNPNYPGNQQPYYPGQQPYYPGQQQPYYPGQQNNYPGYQQPSQPGQQPGSQQPNYPGYQEINTHVFPHNNYPGYQPNYPGYQTTNQTGRPNGTQPSYYPGSQYNSTSQQPSYPGQKPTYTPDGQIIYVNIPGSQPNLNPDSQHVSPSPNSQSPNSSQPLPNSGTNYPTSQYHPGSQHYPGQQANYPGYQQPSQRPTNAEPYYPNSQYYPGSQPNYPYNQNGYQNPNQQYPSQPQSEYQYIYPTNQMSAMALLCSQPCINGTCVGREMCACNTGYVPIDGDTSRCEPHCTGCSNGVCVSPYVCQCNPGYSKDFSVKGRSSCVRRIRRSVETPALNIRDLLVFEIPEEEMIV; encoded by the exons ATGCGTGTCCTAATATTAGCGCTGGCATTGTCCTGCGCCTACGCAACTCCCCAGTACGTGAAAACTGCAGGAGTGAAGGGGGGGTACAGCGGTCGAGGGTACCAGTACCATGGTGGAGAGAGTCTTGTGAG TAACTACAGCAGCACCCAGAGCCATGGGTATGGTGGTTATGGAGGCTACGGTGGCTACACTAGGACCAACATGACGCAACCCACCAACTATGAGAAGGGGGTCTGCTACATAGAAGTGCC AACAGCCAGTTTGGTCAGAGATCCTTCCCACGTTCCTGCTGGCAATgga TCCCGTCCAGACCTGAGCCGCATCAGGAGCTGCTGCACCGGCTACATCAGGAACATCCACAACTACAGGATCTGCGACCCAGTATGCAGCCAGGAATGCGTGAACGGGCTCTGCACTGAACCCAATACCTGCACTTGCTTCCCAGACCATGTGAAGAATCTGGCTGGGTTCTGCGTGGCTACCTGCCCTATAGGCTGCCAGAATGGACAATGTTCGGGAGGAGAGTGCATTTGTAAGGACGGGTATAGGCTGGATTCGGAGAGCAAGTTCTGTGTTCCTTATTGTCGGGAACAGTGCGGCGGTATGGGAGGAG GTAACTGCACAGCTCCAAATACCTGTGAATGCAAGCCCGGCTACAGGTCCACTCCTGAAGGTTCCTGCAAGCCTGCCTGTGACAGGTGCAAGGACGGGCAGTGCGTTGCACCTAATGACTGCCGCTGTTCCCCAGGCTACACCAAGAATCAGTATGGAGACTGCATCCCACAGTGCTCAAG GGCCTGTACACCACCAAACCAGTGCATCGCTCCGAATGTCTGCGATAACCCTGCAAACCCCACAACCACTACAATTCGCTCCCCCTATGCTCAACACACGATTAACGGGACAGTTGTACCTCACGGTCAAAACCCACAAAATCCTAACTATCCCGGTTATCAACAACCGTACTATCCTGGACAACAATCCCCCTATGCTCAACATACAATTAATGGCTCAGTTGTACCTAATGGTCAGAACCCTCTAAATCCTAACTACCCCGGTTACCAACAACCGTACTACCCTGGTCAACAATCCCCATATGCACAACATACAATTAATGGGTCAATCGTACCCACTGGTCAGAACCCTCAAAATCCTAACTACCCCGGCAATCAACAACCGTATTATCCTGGACAACAACCCTATTACCCAGGACAACAACAACCGTACTACCCTGGTCAACAAAACAATTATCCTGGCTATCAGCAACCCAGTCAACCAGGCCAGCAACCTGGCAGTCAACAGCCGAATTACCCCGGATACCAAGAAATAAATACCCATGTGTTCCCACATAATAATTACCCAGGTTATCAGCCCAACTATCCCGGTTACCAAACAACTAATCAGACTGGGAGACCAAATGGAACACAGCCATCTTACTACCCAGGCAGTCAATACAACTCGACCAGCCAACAACCAAGCTATCCTGGTCAGAAACCAACGTATACTCCAGACGGTCAAATAATTTACGTGAATATACCCGGCAGCCAGCCTAATCTTAACCCAGATAGCCAACACGTCAGCCCTAGCCCTAACAGCCAATCCCCCAATTCAAGCCAGCCACTACCCAATTCTGGAACCAACTATCCCACCAGTCAATATCACCCGGGTAGTCAACACTATCCGGGGCAACAGGCAAACTATCCCGGTTACCAGCAACCTAGCCAGCGTCCTACCAACGCTGAGCCTTACTACCCGAACAGTCAATACTATCCTGGTAGTCAACCAAACTATCCTTATAATCAAAATGGCTACCAAAACCCGAACCAGCAGTATCCTTCGCAGCCTCAATCGGAGTACCAATACATCTATCCAACCAATCAGATGTCAGCTATGGCGCTGCTGTGCTCCCAGCCGTGTATCAATGGCACTTGTGTTGGAAGAGAGATGTGCGCTTGCAATACTGGATACGTGCCCATTGATGGTGACACATCTAG ATGTGAGCCCCATTGCACGGGATGTTCAAACGGTGTTTGTGTGTCACCCTACGTGTGCCAGTGTAACCCAGGTTATTCCAAAGACTTCAGTGTCAAAGGTCGCTCGTCCTGCGTCCGACGCATACGCCGCTCCGTTGAAACGCCAGCGCTCAACATTCGTGATCTACTAGTGTTCGAAATACCAGAGGAAGAAAtgattgtttaa